CACCGCCGTCTGTCTAGGGTTTGCATACCAAACAAAACCTTGTAATGAAGCGGCCACTTAAAAAAGTCATCGAGGATTTTCATTTTATCCCCTGGCCCTGTATATGGCGAAGGTCCTTCTCACTCCTCAGGGGCCTTCTAAGGTCAACGAATAGCTTATATTAATGTCTGAATTGACATAGCCGATTTGATTTGACGCACATCCCCTCTGTCGCAGCCACATAAACTATACAACTCTCCTCCTCCTCCAGAAGCCCTAACTGTAACTCATTCATTACCCTCTCTCGGAGAGCTGAGTTCCGAGTCAACTCAGCGAGCTTCGTAACTTACGATAATATAGAATGGAGTGCAAAAAAACAATAAATTAAAGTAGAAACGTATTGGCAAAACCCCGGGGTAGAGTTAAGAGTTTGTCTGTTTGTATGTTAATGCATAATGAATGATTGCTGATTCAGAAATGAAATCAAAGGAAATAGGAAATTTGACAAAGAAAGAAAACAGAGGATGGGATGGAGGCGGTGGCTGCCATGGTGGTTAGTTAGAATATAGAGTAGTAGCTTACCCTGGCAGAGACGCAGCCAGCCAAGGCCATGGGCACGGTGTACATGAGGCTGGTGGTCTGAATGAGTATGCCGGTTGCCGCCACCGCCAGCCTGGGATTGGGCAGGTACCCGGCCAGCACCGTCACGATCTCGTACCACCACCACTCTAGGCATATCCCCAAGCAGCTGGGCACCGCCACCCTCATCAGTGCCCACACTCCGCCGTCCACCCTCAAGTACCTCCACCAGTGCTCCCTGCTGCTCTCCGCCTGCCTCCTCCCGTACAACACCACATACCCCATCATCAGCACCACCATGTTGAGGTTGGTGAGTACCGCCGCCGTGGCCACCCCCGCCACCCCCATCCCCATCACCCCCACCATCACTGCGTTCAGCGGCACGTGCAGCGCCACTGCCACCAGCGAGCAGTACATCATGGGCTTTGTCACCCGCTGCGACCTCAGGTACACCCGCAGCGGCTGCAACAGCGTGTTGGTCAGCAGGTCCGGCAGCGAGTAGAGGCAATAGGTGGCGGCCATTGCGGTGATGTCCCTGTCCTGTCCCATCGCCCCCATGATATTCTCCATGTTCAGCCACAGCAGGCTTATGGGCACCGTTGCCATAAGCAGTATGAGGATCATCCGCTGCAGCGACAGGAACAGCAGCTCCCAGTTCTTGCTGCCGTACGCCTGGCTGCACACCGGCTCCAGTCCCGACGCCAGACCCACCATAACAGAGTACCCTGTTATGTTGGTGAACCCGATTGACAGGGCGCCGCCCGCCAGCTCTAAGCTCCCCAGCCGCCCCAGAAACAGGACCGATACGGCGGCGCGGACGTACACCAGGCAGTTCATCGCCGTTATTGGCAACGCCATGCCCCATAGCTCTTTAAGTTCTTCTACTACCTGTAGTATATAGtttcaatcatgtatatatatatatatatatatatatatatatatatatatatataaatattaatacaTATGGATACAGTAGATTAAGAGGGAGAGCAGAGAGATGGAGAAGTTGGGTTGTATTCATATGCATATACCTGCGAAGCGGAAGGGAGTTTATGCGAATAGAAGTCGTTCGGGTGTTTGTCCGCCATTAGAGAAGGCTTCACAGAACCCTGGCTAGTATGCAGAACGTTCATCAAACAGTGAATAAACGCAAACCCAGTCTATGATTTTTCAATCCATTCTCCATTTTATCAATGGGTGAATGATTATAAGAagaaataaacaataatatagcaCACAAACGCGCCTTTCCCTCCATTTCAGTTACTGGTATTTAATGCCTAGCCTAGCCCCATCGACTCATTGATACAAACAGAGAGGGGCAAAACGGGGTACTTACTCAATTCCTAAGAAGCTTTGCCGTATAATTATTTGTATATACGTATATACACATACGGTGAGCTTTCAGAGAATGAGAAGAATGCGTTCATCTAGTACATGAGAAGGGTTGCTGTGTGTCACTTTTATGTGAACCCCTGTTTTATCCCTGCCTTGTGTTTATTACATCTGACAAGAGAGTTATTGCAAGGAGTCTTACTAAGGAAAATCCCTCTAATGGCGGCCACCTGGGCGGCCTAAGTTTTATTAGCTCCCGCCAGcgcagaagagagagagagagagagagagagagagagatttcagtTTTGAAAGGCCATTTTGGGCTTGCAGCACTTGGAAACTGTTTAATTACTTACTTTTCTcgtgagagaggagagaaaattgAAAACGGCAGtggtgggagagagagagagagagagagagagaggcagattTGTGGGTTTTCTGTTTCTGTTCTCACCTTTTTGTGTTGTGTGTTTTGGTAAAAGTTAAAACATCTAAACTAAtcctatatatatgtatgtatatattcgTATATAGGTGTCACAGTCATGGCATTAAATGTTTGTCTTTAACATGGGGTATCTGCACTTTTGTTTCCATCAATCTCTCGATATTTCAAGATCTTTTTCCATTATTCTCAAGAGATTTTGAGTGTTCTGTAGACCTTGGGGTCACTGTTAATATAGAGATATGAATATATCTTCCTTTATGGTTTTTCTATATTTCTTGCTAGCTTTAtgtcaaaaaaatatttcaaatggaAAGTTTTGGAGGAGAAGAGTTTTGACTCTTGTCTGATATATTTTAGAGAAAGACTCATAATAAGGAGCCCCTAATTAAGTCTGGCTAGTTTTGGGGGAGTGAAGAGGTTTGATTCCTCTATCATACATGTGGGAAAGACTTATAAGGAAAAAACCTATAATAAGGAgcagttaaaaattaattaaaatctacCAATTATTAGATTGTATATTAATGTTAGGATAGACTAAAGTAGTGCGAGTTAAATATTATTACGTTTCATATCAAACTATACCTCTTACTTGTATCAGTTCAAGTGTTGACATGTTATTTTATGGCTATTATTGATAGATTCTAAATTTTATGTGTAGGAACCGTTCCTTATTATTATTCTCTCTCTAATATTTTACTAGACAAAAGTTTAAGATTTAATTTTGCGCTTACTTTTAgaagaatgaaaaattaaaagaaatctTATGATGGGTTTTGTTATGGCACGTCAAGTTATACCTGTctaattagaaaattttcttgaCAAACTCATAATGAGTTTTCTCTATCCGTATTGCGTTGAAAGAATTTAATTCTAAATTGATAATATAATCAAGTTGTGtaacttgaagttgaaaaattcATATCGCTTTATTTGAGAACATGGATTGcgaaatttgaatttatatttatttgGATTTAGATACAGTACAATGTAATTTATATtactttttattcaaattcatataaatcTAAATCCAAAGCTTCTATGAAATATACAAATTCAAACCCTCCCCTAAAATTCTTACAAATTAGTGTGAAAGATAGCACCTAAAATTAGTGCGAGGACTTTCATTTATATGCATCAATTACTATTATGAAAGCTTATTTTGCTTATTTTGAGGGTCTTGCAATAAACTAGTTGAGCATAAACATGGTCAAGCGTGGCTTGCTTTGGTTTATGAGCAGTGTAGGTTTATTACTAGTGGAGTTTTTAAATGCTCAAATAGGAGTGGCTCGCTTAACCTTACTCCCTTTGGTTTTAATCTTTCACTCTCTCCATTTCTTAAATTTCTAGTTCGACAAACCTAGTTATCACTCGCCCTCAAGTACTCTTAAGAAGCAACAACTTCAAATTATTTTTACTCTCAAAAGTTGTAGTTGTTG
The sequence above is a segment of the Malania oleifera isolate guangnan ecotype guangnan chromosome 8, ASM2987363v1, whole genome shotgun sequence genome. Coding sequences within it:
- the LOC131161519 gene encoding protein DETOXIFICATION 54 — translated: MNVLHTSQGSVKPSLMADKHPNDFYSHKLPSASQVVEELKELWGMALPITAMNCLVYVRAAVSVLFLGRLGSLELAGGALSIGFTNITGYSVMVGLASGLEPVCSQAYGSKNWELLFLSLQRMILILLMATVPISLLWLNMENIMGAMGQDRDITAMAATYCLYSLPDLLTNTLLQPLRVYLRSQRVTKPMMYCSLVAVALHVPLNAVMVGVMGMGVAGVATAAVLTNLNMVVLMMGYVVLYGRRQAESSREHWWRYLRVDGGVWALMRVAVPSCLGICLEWWWYEIVTVLAGYLPNPRLAVAATGILIQTTSLMYTVPMALAGCVSARVGNELGAGKPYKARLAAMVALGCAVVIGVMNVAWTVIFRERWAGLFTKDEAVKALVASVMPLMGLCELGNCPQTTGCGILRGTARPAVGARINLGSFYMVGTPIAVGLAFWLKIGFSGLWFGLLSAQVACAISILYVVLVRTDWEGEAMKAKKLTGVEMRPCINGGIDENGEDREELLVAENDGMEDVL